The genomic segment CAAAAGTATCTTTTATATCTTCTGCATCACTTTTGTATGTAAAGCTTAATTCTCCACCGTTTTCTTTTAATATATCTAAAACTCTTTGTGGATTGTCATCACTTTTTTTAGCCCCAATTTTTTGTAGTGAAATATCAAGCTTGTCATCTTCTCTAACAAATTTAACATAAGCTCTTTTTTTATCTCCAACTTGAATATTTTCAAAAATCTCATTATGATAGATAAGTCCTGAATATTTGTTATTTACAATAACTTTAAATCCTAAAGGTGTTTTGATATATGGAATAATCTCTACTTCATCATTTTGTTTAAAATCGTAATCAAGCTTTTCTAATTCAAATTTTTCACTTCCAATAAGCCTGTGAGTTTTTTCATCTTCAATAATTTGAACTACTTTCTTATCTCCTACATTAAATGTAGACCTTTGCTTATTTTTAGGAACTAGTAAATCTTTTGGTAGTCCCATATCTAAGAATGCTCCAAACTTTGCAATATCAACTATCTCAAGACTTACAAAATCACCTTTATATCCATAAGGAGTTAAAGTAGTAGCAACAAGTCTATCCTCACTATCTGTATAGATAAATACATCTAAGTTAGAATCTATTTGCATCTCTTTAGTTATATAAGCATTTGGAAGTAGTACTTCTTCATCATTTAAGGCTTTTAAGTAAAGTCCAGGTTCACTAACTCTTGATACTTTAAGGTTGTTTATTTCACCTAAGTTTATTTCTTTATTCATTTTTTTCCTAATAGTTTAACCAATAAGAGTGTAATTACACCAACAATAATGATACTTGCCCCAGAACTAATGTCATATAGATAAGAAATAAACAATCCACTTATTGTAAAAAATGTTGCAAATAGTGAACTAATAATCATCATTGAAGAGAGTTTCTTGGCAAAAAACTCTGCTAAAAAAGTAGGAATAGTTAGTAATGCTATTACTAGAATTAAACCTACAACCTTAATTGCTGCGACAACACTTAGTGCAGCAAGAATTAGTATTAATGTATAGAAAAACTTAACAGAAATACCTCTTAAACTTGCAAATTCACTATCATAAGAGATTGCAAGTATCTGTTTATAAAATAGTGATACTGATACTATTATAAAAGTGTTTAAAGCTAATAGATAATAAACATCTTCTTGTGAAACAGCAATAATAGAACCAAATAAATAAGACATTAAATCTACATTGTATCCAGGGGTTATATCTATTAAAATAATTCCCACAGCCATACCTAATGCCCACATAATACCGATAATAGAATCAACTCTGTGTCTATTTCTTAGCGTAATAGCTGCAATTATTACAGCTGTTAAAATTGCAAATACAGTTGCCCCAAATAAAATAGGTAAACCTAAATATACGGCAAGACCAATTCCTCCATAAGCACTATGGGCAATTCCTCCTGCTAAAAAAGTGATTCTATTAACAATAATTAATGAACCAATAATCCCTGCTGCAATAGAAACAAGAATCCCTGCCATTATTGCATTTTGCATAAAATCATATTGTAAAACTTCTAACATTTTCTCTCTTTATACATGTGTTGAGTTACAACAAACTTGTTTTTTACCAAGGGCAGAAAGTAGTTCTACTTCACATAAGTGTTCATGGTCATCGTATTTTTCTTCTATATTTTTTAGATGATGATAGACTAAGTTTTTATTTATGTGTGCAACATTTTTTGCATAGTTTAATAGTACGGAAATATCATGGCTTACAACTACAATTGCAATAGATTTGTTCAACTCTTTTAATAAATCATAAACTTCTTTTTGTCCCTTAACATCAATACTTGCTGTGGGTTCATCTAGAAGCATTAGTTTGGGGTCAGAGCAAAGAGCACGTGCGATAAAAACTCTTTGTCTTTGTCCTCCACTTAAATCACCAATCTTACTATTTGCAAATTTATCCATACTAACTTGCTTTAATGAGTGCATAGCACAAGCAATATCCTCTTTTGAGTAGCCAAATAGCTTTTTCTTTTTTGGAGTATGTCCCATAAGTACTACTTCTAAAGCAGTAATTGGAAAATCAATATTTAAATTTGTATTTTGAGGAACATATCCTATTTGGTTTTTATCCAAAAAGTTTTTGATTTTACCATCTTTAGGTTCTAAAAGATTTAGGATAAGTTTTAATAGTGTAGACTTTCCTCCTCCATTTGGACCAATAATAGCAAGAAAGTCGTCTTTTAAAATATCTAAATTAATATCTTCTAAGATAGTTTGTTTATCATATGAAAAATAGATATTTTTTAATTCAATAATTTTATTCATTTATATTTGTATTACCCCTTATTAAGGGCGCAATTATACAACATTAAGTAAAGAAAAGTCAATCAGTAAGAAATTTAGTTTTTTCTGTTATTGTATGCCAAATAATTCCAAGATATTCATGCATTGCAGATTCTGTTTTTCTAAGATTTGAAGCTTTTGGTACACTTAGATATGAACCTTCATTTTTTGATAAGTAATCAGTAGGTGCAGCAATTGGATTTAGCCAGTTTGCTTCAAATATTTTCATAGCTCTTGGCATATGAGCAGCTGAAGTTACAAGAATAAAAGGCTCTTTTTCTAAAGTCTCTTTTGTATAGTTAGACTCCTCTTTTGTATCTTTTGCTTTTTCATGTAAAATAATATTTTCTTCATTTACTCCAAATTTAAGTGCAACATTTTTCATCATTTGTGCATTTGATAGTTTTTGATTATCCTGATATCCAGAAAGTATAAGTTTAGCATTATCAAGTTCTTTGTAGATTCTTATTCCTTCAGAAAGTCTCATTAAAGCTGTTCTTGAAAGTTGTGAAACATCAGAAAGATTTTCATTATTTATATGACCTGAACCTAAAACTAAAACATAGTTTATTGATTTATCAACTTTTAAATATGAAGGGTATTTGTTTTCTAATGGTTGAATCATTGCATTTGAAAAGGGTGAATAAGCAATAAGTGCTGTCCATAAAAAAGCAACAATTATAAAAAAGTTTGCTCTATTTTGTTTTTGGATTAATAAATAAAATAGTCCAATAATAAATAGGGTAAGACCAATAGATAAAGGCATTAAAAAAGCAGAAATTAGTTTCTTTAGTGTAAATAACATTATTTTAGGTTTTTTCTCCAATTAAAAATGAAGTATATCCAACAACACTTTTATCATCTTTTGTTCTGTCATAACTTGTACAATAGTGTAAATGCTTAGTAATAAAACTATTTTTTATGGCACTATTGATAATTGCCTTTACTCCTACTTTTCCACAGGCTTCACAGGGGTTATCTAGTAGTGACAAGTCTTTATTTATTATACCATTTAGACAAATATTGTCAAGACGTTTTGCTGTTTCCAAGTCATAAAAATGACTTAAATCTGTACTTATTACTATTAAGTTATTTTTAGCTTTTATTAACTCATCAATTAAGAGTGATAACTCTTTAAAATCAAGCTCTCCATATACTATCTCTATGATTTTAGAATTAGGGAAATAGTTTTTTATAAATGGAGCTTGAGTTTCAGTTGAGTGTTCAAAATGTGCATCTTCATCAAAACATAAAAAGTCAAACTCTGCTCTAAGTTTATTTACTAGCATAATATTGATATCAATGTTTCCAAGAGGAGTTTCATATTCACTATAAGATACAATTGAAGCACCTTTTAAATAGTGTCTATGTGAAGGACCTATTACAATGATATTATCAAACTGTTTACGTGAAGCAATATTATAAGCTAAGTTTGCAGTAAAACCACTATAGATATATCCTGCGTGGGGAACTATTAAAGCCTTAATATCCATTTCAAGTTCATTTTCAAGTGTAAAGTTAGAGTTAAAGTGTTCAATATATCTTTTTATTTCTTCTTTAGTATCTGGATAAAAACTTCCACTTACAACTGTTTTTCTAATATCCATCAAAGACTCCTTCAAGTTTTTTCTTACATTTTGGACATGCCCCATTTTTTAGATTATATTGTTTTACATCAAAAAACTCTCTTGATATAAGAAGTTCATGACAGTTTGAACAGTATGTATTATTTTCATATCCTATATTTCCAATATATACATACTTTAATCCATACTCTTTTGCTATTTCATAGGCTTCTTTTAGTTTTTCAAAGGAAGTTCTAGGAAGATTTGTTTCTTTATAATCAGGATGAAAAGCAGAAATATGCCAAACTGTATTTTCACCAAGATTGTTTTTTATAAACTTTACAATATTTGTTATCTCTTCTTTCGAGTCATTTTTTGTAGGGACTAGTAAAGTTGTGATTTCAGTATGAATACCATTTGTTTTAAGATGAATTAGATTTTCTAAAACTTGATTTAAATTTCCACCTAGACTTTTTTTATAATAGCTTTCATCAAAAGATTTTAAATCTACATTTATTGCATCAATAATACCTTTCATATCATCAATTACTTCTTTGCTTTCAAAACCATTACTAACAAACACTGATTTTATATCATATTTTTTTGCTTCAAGGGCAATGTCTTTTGCAAAGGGATAAAAGATAGTTGGTTCATTATATGTATATGAAATTGATTCACATCCTCTTTGTTTTGCAATAGTCACTACATCTTTTGGTGAAATATAGTTTGATTTATCTATCTTCTTCTCTTGTGAGATTCCATGATTTTGACAGAAATTACAATGAAAGTTACATCCTACAGTTCCTAAAGATAAGGATTTTGATTTTGGTAAAAAGTGATATAGAGGTTTTTTTTCTATAGGGTCAATATTAAAAGCACTAATATGACCATAAACTAAACACTCAATCTTATCATCGACATGTTTGTTAACTCCACAAACACCTATTTGTCCATCTTTTAAATCACAATAATAAGAGCAAAGTAAACATTTGAGTTTTCCATTTTTTGAACTCTCATAATAATTCATATTAAGACTTCTTTATTTTTTCAACTTCGTAGGTTTGAATTTTTGGATAGCCTGGCAGATTATTTGGGTCAAGAGCTGCTTTTTTACAAAGGTTGGAAATAAAAGCTTCAAAGGTAGGAAGTTGTTCCCAAACTTGTGGAAGAAAAGTTGCTCTTTTACCATCTAATTCTAAAATAACACCATGTTTATTTGGAATAAGTTTTTGTTTTAAATCTTCTAAATTTTTATATTCTAAAACTTGTGCAGGAGTTAAGATAGAAATTTCTATCTCAATATTTTGAAACTCTTCTTGTGATAATCTATTAAATCTAAAATCACTGAAAGCTGCAGCCCTTGCATTATGTATAATGTCTTCAAAAAGTGTTCTATGGGCTACTAAACTGCCCATACAACCTCGTAGATTATTGTTTAGGTTTAGTGTAACAAAAGTAGCTCTTTGTTCATTAAGAATAGAAAATTGTTCTTTTAAAGAGTTGTCAATTGAAATTGTATTATCAAACTCGTAGTTAATAGCATCGTGTGCTAGTTTTAAAAGAACATCTTCTATTTTCATTTGTACCCTTAGTCTTTTTTATTCTTAAAATATCAATTAAGTTTTGTAATATCTTTTATTGCTTCAATGAAAATATCATCATCATTTACACATTTACAAACTCTATAATCAGCTATTCCTATTTCATCTGCTTCTTCTTTGTATTCAATACTTAATTCAAAGTCTGTTTCAGAGTTATCAACAATAAAGGCAATAGGGTAGATTAGTACATTATCATCTTTATATTTTTTTAGTTCATCATCTAAAGCGGGTTCTAACCATTTCATTGGTCCAACCTTTGATTGATAAGCTAAAGAGATAGATTTAAATTTGATACCTTTTTGCTCTAATTTTTTTGATAGTATTTCTACATGGTCATTTACTTGTTTCTCATACGGGTCACCTGCATCAACTATTTTTTGAGGTAAACCATGGGCTGAGAAAATTAAATTAAAATCTTCACTTCTAGCATTTGATACTTCTTTTGTGATAGAGTTAATAATTGCATCATTATAAATTTCATTTTCATAAAATGGTTCTATAACTGTAAGATTAAACTCATTTTTTGCTACTTCTTCAAAATCTTCCAATGATGACTTAGTTGTAGTAGTTGAGTATTGAGGATATAAAGGCAGTAATACTACATCTTTAATACCTTTTTCTTTTAATTGTTTTATACACTCACTTGCAAAAGGAGGTGTATATCTCATAACTTGGAAAGTTTCTACTTCTTGCAATTGTTTATTTAATTTATCAACAAGTTGTTCAGTCAAAGGGTTTAACGGTGAATATCCACCTATCTCTTCATAGTTTTCCCATGCTGAATTTAATCTTGTAGTAACAATAAACTTTGCAATAAATGACCTAAGTAAATTGCTTTTTACAGTTAAAATATTTTTGTCATTGAACATGTTTGTTAAAAACATTTTTAATTCGTTTTTATTTCTTGCCCCACCCATATTTAAAAGTACTAGTGCTTTTGTAGGAGTTTTGTTCATTTGTTTTAATCCTTTTGTAATTCGTTTAAATTAATAATTTTATCGCTGCTCCAGTTGGCAAGACTGTTATCGTGAGTAATTAGAAGCATACCACATTTATCTAAATTATTTATTAATAGTTTCATCACTTCAATAGCAACTATATTGTCTAAAGCTGAGGTAGGTTCATCTACTAATAATAAATTAGGTTCCATAAGGAGTGCTCTTAAAATAGAACATCTTTGAAGTTGTCCACCACTTAGTTCGTGAGGTTTTTTATTGATTAATTCTACAGATAAGTCTAACTTTTCTAAAAGAGTTTGTAATTTTTCTTCTAAATTTTTTGAAGTATCAATTACATCTTTTATTTGATCAATAACTTTAAATGATGGATGAAAAGAGCTGTAGGGGTCTTGGTAAATACAAGATACTTTTTTTGAAGTTATAGTTCCTTTTATAGGTTTTAAGTTTTTTGATATAAGTTCAAATAGAGTACTTTTACCACTTCCACTTGTTCCTACAATTGAAATCAACTCATTGTTTTTAACTTCTAAATTAAAGTCTTTATATATAAGATTATCCTTTGAATATCCAAAAGATAAGTTTTTTATAGTTAATACAGCTTCTTGACTATTCATTTTCTATCCTATTTTTAGAAGGTAACTATATAAAAAAAATCATTAAGATTTATTTTTATTGAATAACAATTTGGTTTTTATGGGTTACTTGAAAAGGAATTTCATGTTGATTTAAAAGGTCTGTTACAAAAACTAAAGCTGAGGTTGGAATATTATCAGATAAAAAAGAGTCTCTATCTTTACAATACTCGAACTTTAAATAGGGATATTCAAGTTGTACTCTTTTTTTTATTTTTTCTAAATTAAACTCTTTTGTAGATAAAAACTCATTTTCACAAGTAAATTTTCTACTTATGATTTTTGTTAATTGATTTTGAGATAAAGGTTTTATTATGATATTTTTTTTAAATTTATTTTTGCAGAGTTCACAGTTTTTTTCTAAGGGACAATCATCTTTATCACTTAAAAGAAATATTTTTTGTAAAGGATTCTTTTCTATAATTTTATTTACAAGCTTTTTACCTATATCATCGTTGTAGTCTATAAATATTTTGTCATAATAGTGATTATCAAAAAAATAAAGAATATCTTTATAGTCAGATGCCTTATCTACTATAATTTCAATAGGGTAAAGATTAATCATATTACAAAACTTTTCTAAGTCTTGTCTATTATTATCATAAATTAGAATTCTCATAGGGTATTGTACTAAAAGAGTGTCTCAAAAGTGTCTCATTTTGAGAAAAAATATATAAAAAAGATATTTTTTATATATATTTTTTTATAGTATCATAAAGTTTTTGAATCTCAATTGGTTTTTTTAAGTGGTCATTCATTCCACTTTCATGAGATTTTTTAATATCTTCATCTTGACTATTTGCTGTAAGTGCGATTATTGGAATCTTTTTATTTTTCTTTCTAATAATTTGAGTTGTTTCATAGCCATCTAAATCAGGCATTTGAATATCCATAAGAATTAAATCAATAAAAGTAGGTTTTCTTACTAGTTTTATTGCACTTTTTCCTGTAGAAACAATCTCTAAATTTACATTTGTACCTTTTAAGATACCTGCAATAATTTGCTGGTTTAGTTTATTGTCTTCAACAAGTAGAATTGTTTTATTTGAGAAATCTGGCTTTATACTTTTTTCTATCTTTTCATCTTCTTTTGAACAAGCTCTTAATTCTAATTCTACAAAGAAAGTAGTACCTTCAGATTTTTTTGATTTTAGCCAAATTTTTCCATTCATTAGATGAACTAAATCTTTAGAGATTGCAAGACCTAAGCCTGTACCTTCATATTTTTTTGAGGTACTTAAATCCCCTTGTGAAAAGGATTCAAATATCTTTTTTTCTTCATATTTATTAAGTCCAATACCACTATCTTCTATTTCAATATAGATAATACTATTTTCCTTTTGCTCAATTTTTAACCTAATAAAACCTTCTTTTGTAAACTTTACTGCATTGTGTAAAATATTTGTAAAGACTTGTGATACTCTTAATTTATCTCCATAATAGTATTCACTTAA from the Arcobacter sp. F155 genome contains:
- a CDS encoding S1 RNA-binding domain-containing protein; this translates as MNKEINLGEINNLKVSRVSEPGLYLKALNDEEVLLPNAYITKEMQIDSNLDVFIYTDSEDRLVATTLTPYGYKGDFVSLEIVDIAKFGAFLDMGLPKDLLVPKNKQRSTFNVGDKKVVQIIEDEKTHRLIGSEKFELEKLDYDFKQNDEVEIIPYIKTPLGFKVIVNNKYSGLIYHNEIFENIQVGDKKRAYVKFVREDDKLDISLQKIGAKKSDDNPQRVLDILKENGGELSFTYKSDAEDIKDTFEMSKKAFKASLTKLLEDKKILLSETSIKAI
- a CDS encoding metal ABC transporter permease; the protein is MLEVLQYDFMQNAIMAGILVSIAAGIIGSLIIVNRITFLAGGIAHSAYGGIGLAVYLGLPILFGATVFAILTAVIIAAITLRNRHRVDSIIGIMWALGMAVGIILIDITPGYNVDLMSYLFGSIIAVSQEDVYYLLALNTFIIVSVSLFYKQILAISYDSEFASLRGISVKFFYTLILILAALSVVAAIKVVGLILVIALLTIPTFLAEFFAKKLSSMMIISSLFATFFTISGLFISYLYDISSGASIIIVGVITLLLVKLLGKK
- a CDS encoding metal ABC transporter ATP-binding protein, which translates into the protein MNKIIELKNIYFSYDKQTILEDINLDILKDDFLAIIGPNGGGKSTLLKLILNLLEPKDGKIKNFLDKNQIGYVPQNTNLNIDFPITALEVVLMGHTPKKKKLFGYSKEDIACAMHSLKQVSMDKFANSKIGDLSGGQRQRVFIARALCSDPKLMLLDEPTASIDVKGQKEVYDLLKELNKSIAIVVVSHDISVLLNYAKNVAHINKNLVYHHLKNIEEKYDDHEHLCEVELLSALGKKQVCCNSTHV
- a CDS encoding ElyC/SanA/YdcF family protein, whose amino-acid sequence is MLFTLKKLISAFLMPLSIGLTLFIIGLFYLLIQKQNRANFFIIVAFLWTALIAYSPFSNAMIQPLENKYPSYLKVDKSINYVLVLGSGHINNENLSDVSQLSRTALMRLSEGIRIYKELDNAKLILSGYQDNQKLSNAQMMKNVALKFGVNEENIILHEKAKDTKEESNYTKETLEKEPFILVTSAAHMPRAMKIFEANWLNPIAAPTDYLSKNEGSYLSVPKASNLRKTESAMHEYLGIIWHTITEKTKFLTD
- the amrB gene encoding AmmeMemoRadiSam system protein B, with the protein product MDIRKTVVSGSFYPDTKEEIKRYIEHFNSNFTLENELEMDIKALIVPHAGYIYSGFTANLAYNIASRKQFDNIIVIGPSHRHYLKGASIVSYSEYETPLGNIDINIMLVNKLRAEFDFLCFDEDAHFEHSTETQAPFIKNYFPNSKIIEIVYGELDFKELSLLIDELIKAKNNLIVISTDLSHFYDLETAKRLDNICLNGIINKDLSLLDNPCEACGKVGVKAIINSAIKNSFITKHLHYCTSYDRTKDDKSVVGYTSFLIGEKT
- the amrS gene encoding AmmeMemoRadiSam system radical SAM enzyme; the encoded protein is MNYYESSKNGKLKCLLCSYYCDLKDGQIGVCGVNKHVDDKIECLVYGHISAFNIDPIEKKPLYHFLPKSKSLSLGTVGCNFHCNFCQNHGISQEKKIDKSNYISPKDVVTIAKQRGCESISYTYNEPTIFYPFAKDIALEAKKYDIKSVFVSNGFESKEVIDDMKGIIDAINVDLKSFDESYYKKSLGGNLNQVLENLIHLKTNGIHTEITTLLVPTKNDSKEEITNIVKFIKNNLGENTVWHISAFHPDYKETNLPRTSFEKLKEAYEIAKEYGLKYVYIGNIGYENNTYCSNCHELLISREFFDVKQYNLKNGACPKCKKKLEGVFDGY
- the amrA gene encoding AmmeMemoRadiSam system protein A, which translates into the protein MKIEDVLLKLAHDAINYEFDNTISIDNSLKEQFSILNEQRATFVTLNLNNNLRGCMGSLVAHRTLFEDIIHNARAAAFSDFRFNRLSQEEFQNIEIEISILTPAQVLEYKNLEDLKQKLIPNKHGVILELDGKRATFLPQVWEQLPTFEAFISNLCKKAALDPNNLPGYPKIQTYEVEKIKKS
- the hemH gene encoding ferrochelatase; its protein translation is MNKTPTKALVLLNMGGARNKNELKMFLTNMFNDKNILTVKSNLLRSFIAKFIVTTRLNSAWENYEEIGGYSPLNPLTEQLVDKLNKQLQEVETFQVMRYTPPFASECIKQLKEKGIKDVVLLPLYPQYSTTTTKSSLEDFEEVAKNEFNLTVIEPFYENEIYNDAIINSITKEVSNARSEDFNLIFSAHGLPQKIVDAGDPYEKQVNDHVEILSKKLEQKGIKFKSISLAYQSKVGPMKWLEPALDDELKKYKDDNVLIYPIAFIVDNSETDFELSIEYKEEADEIGIADYRVCKCVNDDDIFIEAIKDITKLN
- a CDS encoding ATP-binding cassette domain-containing protein, which translates into the protein MNSQEAVLTIKNLSFGYSKDNLIYKDFNLEVKNNELISIVGTSGSGKSTLFELISKNLKPIKGTITSKKVSCIYQDPYSSFHPSFKVIDQIKDVIDTSKNLEEKLQTLLEKLDLSVELINKKPHELSGGQLQRCSILRALLMEPNLLLVDEPTSALDNIVAIEVMKLLINNLDKCGMLLITHDNSLANWSSDKIINLNELQKD